One window of the Lemur catta isolate mLemCat1 chromosome 6, mLemCat1.pri, whole genome shotgun sequence genome contains the following:
- the LOC123640700 gene encoding taste receptor type 2 member 10-like, whose product MLSVVEGIFLFVAIIESILGVLGNGIIGLVNCTDCVKNKFSMLSFILTGLAISRICLIWLIIINGFMQLFSPDTYSSGKLIEYISYMWAIINQSSIWFATSLNIFYFLKIANFSHYVFLWLKSRINRILLLLVGSLLISWLLTFPQLVKSFNDHKMKTRNTTCPFKTVKSEYFMHQVLLNLGVIFFFILSLITCFLLIISLWRHNRQMQSNATGFRDPSTEAHVKAMKVLISFIILFILYFIGFAILMSYFAAPENKLLVIFGMITTTIYPWGHSFILILGNSKLKQASLRLLQQLKCCEKEESLRAT is encoded by the coding sequence ATGCTAAGCGTAGTGGAAGGCATCTTCCTTTTCGTTGCAATTATTGAGTCAATACTGGGAGTTTTAGGGAATGGGATTATTGGATTGGTAAACTGCACTGACTGTGTGAAGAATAAGTTCTCTATGCTTAGCTTTATTCTCACTGGCCTAGCTATTTCTAGAATTTGTCTGATATGGCTGATAATAATAAATGGATTTATGCAGTTATTCTCTCCAGATACGTATTCGTCTGGTAAACTAATTGAATATATTAGTTACATGTGGGCAATTATCAATCAATCAAGTATCTGGTTTGCCACTAGCCTTAACATCTTCTATTTCCTGAAGATAGCAAATTTTTCCCACTATGTATTTCTCTGGTTGAAAAGCAGAATCAATAGAATTCTTCTTCTTCTGGTGGGATCCTTGCTTATTTCGTGGTTACTTACTTTTCCACAACTTGTGAAGAGTTTTAATGATCATAAAATGAAGACTAGAAACACAACCTGCCCATTCAAGACCGTTAAAAGTGAATACTTTATGCATCAGGTTTTGCTAAATCTCggagtcattttcttctttatactatCCTTAATTACATGTTTCTTGTTAATCATTTCCCTCTGGAGACACAATAGACAAATGCAATCGAATGCCACAGGATTCAGAGACCCCAGCACAGAAGCTCATGTGAAGGCAATGAAAGTTTTGATATCTTTCATCATTCTCTTTATCTTGTATTTTATAGGCTTTGCCATACTAATGTCATATTTTGCTGCTCCAGAAAACAAACTGCTGGTGATTTTTGGAATGATAACCACAACCATCTATCCCTGGGGTCACTCATTTATCCTAATCCTAGGAAACAGCAAACTAAAGCAAGCCTCTTTGAGGCTACTGCAGCAATTAAAGTGTTGTGAGAAAGAGGAAAGTCTCAGAGCCACATAG